From the genome of Candidatus Hydrogenedentota bacterium:
TCCCGACGGCAGTGTGCCGAAAGAGGCGGTGGAGCGATTGACAGCCGTCGGGAAATGGACCGCGAAAAACGGCGAGGCGCTGTACGGCAAGGTGGAGCGGCTGGCCGGGCGTTTTGAATGGATGCCAACGGGACAATTCACGCTCAAGGGCAAGACGGCCTACTACTGGTGTACCCGATGGCCGGGAACCGAATTGACCCTCGGCGGCATCAAGGGCAAACTACGCGCTGCGTCGCTACTCGCGGACGGACGCCCTGTCGCCTTTACGCAGGAAAAGGATCGCGTGATCCTGAGGGGATTACCGAAGAATTCACCCGATAAAATCGCGGGTGTAACGGTACTCAAGTTGGAATTCGCGACACCGCCGCGGCAAGTGCTTGGCGCGGGATGCGTGGTCATTTGATGCCATGCTTGCGTGCTGGGTGCTGGCAATGGCAGTGGCTGCCGATGAAATGATTGCGCCGGGCGTGCATGTGCTGGATGGCGCCGTCAATACCGGCGTAATTGTTCGCGATGGCCATGCGTTGCTGATCGATTGTTGCGATACGGTTACGCCCGAACGACTCGCGGCCATCGGCGTGTCTGATGTCGAGCGTATTCTCTGCACCCAGTTCCGCCGGACGCACAACGCAGGCATGTATCCTTTTGCCGTCCGGGGCGCAAAGATCATTGTTCCAAAGACGGAGCAATCGTTGTTTGAATCGGCGGAGGCGCATTGGAACGACTGGTCGAACCGCTGGCATCTCTACCGTGCCCGGCCCGGCCCGCTCGTGCCGGCGCGATCGGTCAAAGTAACGCGCGGCGTGGGGGAGGGGGATACAATCGAATGGCGGGGCGTGGCCATCCGTACGCTCGATACACCCGGCGCAACCGACGGCAGCGTTTCGTATCTTGTCGAAGTCGGGGGACGTGGCGTCTGCTTTTGCGGAGACGTCGTATGTGCGCCCGGCAAGGTCTGGGATCTGCATTCATTGCAGAAGGGATTCGGCGGCGTGCGGGACTACCACGGATTCCTTGGTGCGAGCGGGATGGTCCTCGAAAGCGCCCGCAAACTCGCGGCATGCACCGCGGAAATGTTTGTGCCTTCGCATGGAAAGCCGTTCGCGCGATCCGAATTTGCGATGGAACTCCTCGAAAAGCGTTTTGATGCGCTTCGTCGCAATTACGCCGCGATATCCGCCCTGAACTTTTATTTTCCGACGCTGTTCAAAGATCTGGAGGACGATCCGCTTCGCATGAAGCCCGCCGATACCCTTGAATTGCCGTCGTGGGTGCGGCGTGTCGCGTTCACCAGCTACGCCGTCGTTTCCGATTCCGGCGCGGCGTTGCTTATTGATTGTGGACACGACTCGGTGTTGGCAAAGCTAGACGAGTGGAAAAAGGAAAACGCGATTTCCGCCGTCGAGGGCTGTTGGGTTACTCATTATCACGACGATCATGTGGATTCGCTTCAGCGCCTCGCGAAAGAATTCAAATGCCCTATTATCGCAAGCGAACGCACCGCGCCCATTCTCGAGCATCCAACGCGATACTGTCTTCCGTGCATCGCGCCGTGCCCGGTGTCCGTCGCGCGCGCGACGCATCACGGCGAATCGTGGGTCTGGCACGAGTTCATGCTAACCGCGCTCGATTTTCCCGGTCAAACGCTTCACGACGGGGCGCTGCTCGTCGAGGGTCACGGTGTCAAATTCCTGTTTGTCGGTGATTCCGGCTCGCCGACCGGACTGGACGATTATACGGCCGGCAACCGCGTCTTTCTTGGGGAAGGCCGGGGATCGCGGCGCTGCCTGGAAATCCTTCGCGAGGCGCGGCCGGATTTCATCCTGAACCAGCATCAGAACAAGTCGTTCCGATTTACGGAACGACAACTCGACTACATGAATGCCCTGCTTGCGGATCGCGAGAAACTCATCGAGGATCTTACGCCGTGGGACAATGCCAACTTTGCCACCGACGAGCATTGGGTGCGCGCCTATCCCTACGAACAGGATATCGTTCCTGGCGCGACCTTCGCGATTGATGTCCAATTCACCAATCATGTTGATTCGGAAGCCCAGGCGCAAGCGGAGCCTGTACTACCCGATGGCTGGGCTTTCGAGCGGACGCGCAGCAACGCCACGATCCAAGTTCCGCCCGGAACGAATGGCATCGTATCGCCGGGCAATCCGCATTCCGACACATTCGCCCGACTCTGGATTACCGCCCCTGCGAGCGAAACGCCCGGACGCTTCGTTATCCCGTTCCGCATTACATGGCGAGGCCAATATCTCGGACCATTCCGCCATGCGCTGGTGAATGTTCGGTAGATCAAACAATTTTCCTAGTATCCCGTTCCTTTTTTTCGATATCTGCGTGTATCTGGGGCCTCTGCGGAAAACCACACAAGCCACAGATGACGCAGGTACACGCAGATGGAAAACAGGGCACGGATGTTCGGACCATGCGATTCCAAACTCCATCCTCGTGTTAGAACTGTCCAAAAGAAGTTTGAGCGGGAAATTTCTTCTTCGTTGCGAAGACGAAATATCACAAGAACCCTATCCCCCCAAAAACGTTGTCTGGTTGCTCAACAAGGCTTTCTGCAAGCCGCAATTTGGACAGAGATAACCTAGCGCATCATGTTCCAGTGCGGCATCGCGAAACATCCGGTAGACTCCCTCTCAATCGCTTTGCTACACTTGCGCCGATTTGAAGCGATTGCCGGGTATCCCGATTTGGCGATTTACCGGATGTATGGCAAAACACGCGAAAGGAGTCCAAGGTGGCATGTTTTCCCCAACGGCGGTGGCAATACTTCTTTTTCAAATGGCGGGATCGGATGTGATGTCCCAAGAACTTGATGCGCCGCCCCGCCCGGACTGGTCGCGTCCCTGTACGGTATTGAACGGGCCATGGCGGTTCGATTTCGATCCGGGCGATCTCGGCGAAAAGGAAAACTGGCCGCAATCGCACGCGTTTACCAGGACGATTGTCGTGCCGTATCCGTGGCAAAGCGAACTATCCGGCATCGGCGATGTCGAGTACCAAGGCGTGGCATGGTATCAGTGCGACATTACTGTACCGAAGGACATCGTGAATCGCCGCGTGTTTCTGGTGTTTGGCGCGGTGGATTATCACGCGAAGGTCTGGGTCGGCGATGCGCTCGTCGCCGAACACGAGGGCGGCTATACCCCGTTCGAGGCCGAAATAACGGATCTCGTGAAGCCGGGCGAGTCCGCAAAAGTCACCGTGCGCGCCCACGATATCACCGATCCTGAAACGCCGACCGGCAAGCAGACCGGCTGGTACACGCGCACCGGCGGAATCTGGCAAACCCCATACATCGAGTATCGCGGATTGTCCTATATCCGAAAAGCGCACATTACGCCCGACATTGACAAGGAGCAAGCCGCGTTCGATTGCGAGATTGAAGCGCGGCAGGCCGGTTCATATACCGTCGCGGTGCATGCCGTTCTCGGTTCGATCCATCTGCGGACAAAAAAGACCGTCGCGTGCCAGCGGGGATTGAACAAGGTCCAGGTAATCCTTCCCGTGCGGAATCCGTCGCTGTGGTCGCCCGATTCGCCATCCCTTTACGAGACGCGGCTCACGCTTCTCCGCGGTGAAACGGCGGTTGACGCGGTGGAAACCTATTTCGGCATGCGCAAGATCGGGCGCGGCGTGTACGGCGGATCCGGGCACGAATACATTCTGCTCAACAACAAGCCGATCTATCTGCGCGGCGCGCTGCACCAGTCCTTCAATCCAAAGGGCATCTATACGCATCCCGACGACGACTACATCCGCAACGATTACGCGAAGGCCAAGGAATTCGGACTCAACTTCATCCGCATCCACATCAAGATAGATGAACCGCGCGCCTTGTACTGGGCCGACCGCCTGGGCATTCTCCTGATGTGCGACATGCCCAACTTTGCGAAGAACACGTCCCTCGCTCGCAAGCGCTGGGAAGATATGCTGCGCGCGGCCATTGATCGTGATTTCAATCACCCGTCCATCTTCGCGTGGTGTGATTTCAACGAAACATGGGGGATAGGGGACGGCGGCTATTCGTCCGAAACCCAGCAATGGGTCCGCGACATGTACCGGCTGACGAAGGAACTGGATCCGACGCGGCTCGCGGAAGACAACTCGCCTTGCCTGTACGATCACACGGAAACGGACATCAATTCGTGGCACTTCTACATTGACCGGTACGAGGCCGCCGCCAAGCACATCGCCGAGGTGGTCGAAAAGACGTTTCCCGGCTCCGAATTCAACTACGCCAAGGGATGGAAGCAGGGGACGGCGCCGCTCATCAATTCCGAATACGGCGGCGTCGGCGCGGGATCCGGCGACCGCGACATCTCGTGGGTTTTCTTGTTTCTGACGAATCTCCTGCGCAAGTACGACAAGATCGGCGGCTACGTCTACACCGAACTCGAAGACATCGAATGGGAACATAACGGATTCATGAACTACGACCGTTCGCCGAAGGAATACGGTTATCCGGCGGGCATCACGCTCGCGCAACTCCAGCACGACGAATTCCCCGTGCTCGATTGTCCGCCGTACCAGCGCGTCGAGGCGCACAGCCGCGTGCGTATTCCCGTCCTGCTCAGCCATTGGTCCGAACGCAAGGGATTGAAGGTGCGCATGTCCGTGGACGGCACGACGGTCAACGGTCTGCCTTGGAGCAACGCCATCCGCCCCGTCGAATGGGACGTTGACGCCAAACCCTTTGCGGTAACGCCGGTAAACGTGTACGAATTCGATCTACCCGGGGCGAACGGCATCCTCAATGTCGTCGCGGAAGTCCTCCTCAACGGGCAGCGGTGCGCGGCCAACTACTGCGTCATTGACGCGCGCGGCGGCGGCGATTGGTTCCGACCGGACGAATACGCCGCCACGTTTCCCGTCAACGCCTTCTCGCAATGCGGATTTGACGACATGCCCGCCATGGCCGATGACTGTCCCGGTAAGATCAGCGGCTACAAGACCGGTTTCTTTGAATACCAACTGCGCCTGCCCCGCGGCCTCAAGGCCGGCGAAGTCAAGGGATGCCGGTTGGTTGTGGAAGCCGGCTCGAAGGCAGACGCCGAACGTCTCGACTGGCCGGCCCGCCGCCATCCACAAGATTGCCCGCAGACCGACGGCAAGACGTGGCCGACGGATCTGACGTTGTCGCTCAACGGCGTTCCGATCAAGCACATGACCCTCGGCAGCGATTACGCCGATGCGCGAGGGGTCTTGTCCCACGCGGCGCATCGCGATCACGGTTCGCACGGTGAAATCCTCGATATTCCCATTGAAGGAGAAGCGTTCACCGTGCTTCAAAAGGCGCTCGGCTCGGCGTCGCGCACGGTTACATTGCGTTTCGAGATCAAGCCGGACGCCGCGAATGCCGGCGGCCTGGCGCTCTACGGCGGCGAGATGGGCGCGTTTCCGTCTGATCCGGCGCTTGTATTCCAACTCGTTCCCGAAGCCCAAAAACCCGAAAAACCGGCCAAGGTTCTTGCGGCGAAAGGCCTGCCGTTCGATACGATTATTCAACGTGGACCGAAAGGACACTTGTGGCGGTTCACGACCGACGATCCCGGTCCAAACTGGAACCAGCCCGGTTTCGACGACAAGGCATGGAGAACCGGCAAGAGCGGTTTCGGAACACCCGAAACGCCCGGCGCGCGGGTCGGGACAATCTGGAAGACAAGCGACATCTGGCTTCGCACCAACATTGCAATGCCCAAGTCTTCACGCGGTAAAAAGATCGTTCTCGACCTGCATCATGACGAAGACGCCGAAATTTTTGTCAATGGAAACCCGCTGCTTGCGAAACCCGGCCATGTCGCCGAGTACGAGCGTATTGTTTTGTCCCCCGAACAAGCGGCCCTGTTCAAGGCCAATAATCTTGTCGCCGTGCATTGCCGCCAAACCCGCGGTGGACAATTCATAGATCTTGGACTGATGGTGCGCAAGTGAAAGTGTGGCGCCGGATTCCGATTTGGCCGGGTTGTTGTTTGTGCCGAATGGGAATCCGACGCCACAAAGCGTTTTCCTGAACGGGTTCCAATGCCCCGAGGGGGGATCTATCAGTACCTTAAAGTCTGGCTTCTACAAAAAACAACAAGAAATTCTTGGGCAACTTGCGCAACCAATTGAAGTTCTACGATTTAGCGAGTGCGAAAACCGCGGGGTTTCGAGCGTGATTACGATTACGAGCACGAGCACGAAGAGAAACTGGGTTGGGGGCGCTGCCCACGTTAGGAGAAATCGAGCTCGAAGTAGTAGATGTCGTCCTTGAGCTGGCTTTTGACTTTGCAACCGGACTTGTGGAAAACCGTTTGCATTGCCTTGTTCTCGCGCAACACTTCCGCAGTGAATCCGGCGATGCCGTTTCGCTTGGCAATCGTGATCAGATGCTTGAGCAGGAACGATCCAATGCCGCGGTTTTGCCAGGCGTCATCCACGATGAAGGCCACCTCGGCGCGGTTCGTGTGGGGATCGAGGTAGTAGCGCCCGATACAAATGATGTCTTCGCCGAAGGCTTCGGAAAGGGTACCCACCACCGCGACTTCGGTGCGGTGATCGATGTAGACGAAGTCCTGAACCTGTTCACGCGAAAGCCATTTCATGCGGCTCATGAAGCGGCGGTAGAGGGTTTCGGCGGAAACACCGTAGAACAGATCACGGATCAGGGGCTCGTCGGTCGGATGAATCGCGCGGAAATTGATTAGAGTGCCATCCGAACAAAGATAGGTTGTCTTGACCTCTTGCGGTCCGACGGCGAAAGTGTCCACATCGGCCATTTCGGGCCGGACGTATTTCGCTTTCACGGCTTCCTTGAGAAGGTGTTCGCGATACTTGGGATGTGCGATGCTGATCAGCGCCAGCGCGCGTTCCTGGACGTTTTTCCCGTGAAGATAGGCCACGCCGAATTCGGTGACGACATAATGGACATCGCCGCGGGTCGTTACGACGCCCGCGCCGGGCGTGAGGAACGGGACGATGCGGGAGACTTCTCCGTTTCGCGCCGTGGACGGTAGCGCGATGATCGCCTTGCCGCCGTCGGATCGGGCGGCGCCGCGGTTGAAGTCCACTTGGCCGCCGATGCCGGAATAAAATTTCGTGCCGAGCGAATCGGCGCAGACTTGTCCAGTCAGATCCACTTCGAGGGCGACATTGACCGCGACCATTCGGCGTTGGCGGCTGATGACAAAGGGGTCGTTCACATATTCGGTCGGATAAAACGCGAAGATTGGGTTGTTGTCTATGTAATCGTAGAGCCGCTGCGACCCCATGCAGAAACTGGCCACGACCTTGCCCTTGTCGCTCGTCTTGAGCGAACCGTCAATGACGCCCGCCTCAATCATGTCAATGAGGGCGTCGGTAAACATTTCCGTGTGGATGCCGAGGTGCTTTTTATCCTTGAGAGACTGCAACACGGCGTGGGGAACGCGCCCGATGCCCAGTTCGACCGTTGAGCCGTCCTCAATGAGCGCCACGACGAACTCGCCTATTTTGGATGTCGTTTCGTCGGGCTTGGCCCAATTGACCTCGACCAGGGGGGTGTCCACCGGCACGAGAAAGTCTATGTCGTTTACGTGGATGAAACTGTCGCCCAGCGTTCGCGGCATGCGCGGATTGACCTGCGCGATCACGAGTTTCGCGTTGGCCGCGGCGCTCTTGACAATGTCCACCGAAACCCCGAGACTACAAAGCCCGTGTTCGTCGGGCGGCGTCACATGGATCAATGCCGCGTCCAGCGGCAGTTGACCGGAACTGAACAGGCGCGGAATTTCGGATAAAAAGATCGGCGTGTAGTCGCCGACGCCTTCCTGAATGATGTTGCGCACATTTTCGCTGATGAAGAAACTATTGACGATGAAATGCTCGGAAAGGTTCTTGGCGGCATAGGGCGCGTCGCCGAGGGTCAGCATCTGGATGATTTGGACGTCCGCCAGTGAACTCGCCCGCGCCACAAGGGCCGTGGTGAGTGCCTGGGGATGGGCGCAACCGGTTCCCACGAATACCCGATTGCCCGGTTTGATGTGCCGCACGGCTTCGTCGGCCGTGGCGATCATGTCGTCGTATTTTTGGGTCCATAAGGGGTCGTAACTGATGGGCTTGTCACTCATTGCGTTTCTGTACTCCGGACAAAATCATTCGCGCGTCGGCTACGACGGCGGCCGTGCCGGCCGGGCCCACGAGGAATGGATTGATATCAAGTTCCTTGATTTGCGGGAAATCGGTGACCAGTTGGCTGATGCGCTGCAATCCGTTCGCGATGGCTGTGATGTCAACGCCGGCTTCGCCGCGCGCACCTTTGAGCAACGCATACGATCGTGTGCCCACGAGCATCTGCATGGCCTCTTCCGCCGTAATCGGCGCCAGATAGAATGTGACGTCTTTCATTACTTCGACAAAGATTCCGCCGAGTCCGAACATCAGCATCGGGCCGAATTCCGGATCGCGGGTCATCCCGATGATGACCTCGCGGCCGCGCGGGGCCATCTGCTCGATGTAGACGCCGTCGAGGCGTGCCTCCGGCATGCGGCGTCCGATGCGCAGCATCATGAGATCGTAGGCGTCGCGGACCTGATCGGCGTTCGACAGCGACAACTTGACGCCGCCCATATCGGACTTGTGCAGAATGTCCGGCGATGAAATTTTCATAGCCACGGGATAGCCCACGTGCTCGGCTACGGCCACGGCCTCGTCCGCCGACGCGGCAAGTCGGCCCGGTGGGACATCGAAATCGTAGGCTTGCAGAATTTCCTTGGCCTCGACCTCGCCGATTTCCGGGCGGCCGGTCTTCATGTGCCTCGCAATCACGCGCTCGACGCGCCTACGGTTCACGGGAAAGCGCGTCACAATACGGGGCGGCCGATTTTGCCACAAGGCATAATCGCACAGGGCGCGCAGCGCATAGACGGCGCGATGAGGCGCGGGATAATCCGGAATCCCGAGTTGTTTCAACGTCCGGCGCGCTTCCATGACGTCGTGTCCGCCCATGAACGAAGTAACCATTGGCTTCTTTTCGCCGGCGGCCTCCGCGATGGCGTGCGCCGTGCCGACGGCGTCGGTCATGGCCTGTGGTGTGAGAATGACGCAAAGGGCATCGAAGGAATCGTCCTCCATGACCGCCCGAACCGCCTCGGCGTAACGTTCCGGCGACGCATCGCCCAAGACGTCTATCGGATTGCCCACGCTGGCGGCGGGCGGCAATTTTGCCTTGAGCATCGTTGCGATGGCCGGCGAGGGCGCCTCGACCTTGAGCCCCGAATGCTCGGCGGCGTCGGCGGCAATGATGCCTGGTCCGCCGGCATTGGTGATGATGGCCACGCGATCGCCCTTTGGCATGGGCTGCATTGCGAACGCCATGGCCAAATCAAACAAAGCCTCAAAATTGTAGGCGCGCATGACGCCCGCGCGCTTGAAGGCCGCGCCGTAGGCGATGTCCGCCCCGGCCAGACTGCCCGTGTGCGACGAGGCCGCCTTGACGCCGGCGTTGGAGGTGCCGACCTTAAGCGCCACGATCGGCTTGAGGTTCGCGGCGGCTTCCGCGGCCTTGAGAAATTCATCGCCCTGCGTGATGTTTTCCAGATAACAGGCGATGACCTTGGTTTGTGGATCGCGGGCCAGTTCCGCGAGAAAGTCCGTCTCGTTTAGATCGGCCTTGTTGCCCATGCTGATCAACTTTGCCAACCCCACGTCTTCCGCCGCGGCCCAGTCAAGAATCGCCGTGCACAGCGCACCCGACTGAGACACGACCGAAATGCCGCCCGGCTTGGGCATCTGCTTGGCGAAGGAAGCATTCATCGCGTTTTCGGTGTTGATGAGGCCGAGACAGTTCGGACCCAGCATGCGCACGCCGTTTGAACGGCACAACGCCGCGATTTCGCGTTCGAGGGCCGCGCCTTCCGGGCCGATTTCCTTGAATCCGGCCGTGATGACGGTAATGGCTTTGGCATTCGCATTGATCGAACTTTCGACCGCCGCGCGCACCAGTTTGGTCGGCACGGAAACAATACCCAGATCGATAGTGCGTCCGTAGGTCTTGAGATCCGGATAACACTTCAGGCCGAGCACGTCTTCGCCCGATGGGTTGATGGGGACTATTTCGCCTTTGAAACCGGCGCGAACAAGGTTCGCCACAATTTCGTGACCGACCTTTCCCGGAGTCCGTGAAGCGCCAATCACGGCCACGGTTTTGGGATAGAGCAACGATTCCAGCATTGCCGAGCACCTACTTCCGAAGGGTGAACTGACTCACCGCACACCAGCATACTCCACTTGTGCGGCGCCTAATCCCCGCTGCGGCGGAACACGCATACACGCGTCGCGTCGCGCCGGTTGTTTAGTGAAAGAAGTATAGCACCCGATGAGAGTCCATTCAACCGTTTGGAAAAGGCGCATGCCATTATCAGGGCGCATAATAAGGCCATTCCCGCGTAATCCATTGCGGGGATGCTAACGCCGAAATCCGGCGTGAGGGGATCGAGGCCGAAGGCGCGTTCCTGGCCGTCGGATATCCCATCACCATCGGTGTCGGCGTTGTACGGATCGGTTTCGTCCGCGTCCCTGAGTCCGTTGAAATTGGCGTCCTCGACGGCATCCGGCAGGCCGTCGCGGTCCGTGTCCCGTCCATTGTAGACGTCGGCGACATGCAGAAACTCGTGCGCGAACGGACGCTCCCCCTCGACGCGCCAGAGACGAAAACCCGGTTGATCGCCGATGGTGTAGCAGGTTGCCCCCGACGTGACCAACTGGATGCCGTTGTAATCGCTCTCAAAGTTCATGTGCAGGTGTCCGGCGAGGTACGCCACCACGCCGTATTGCTCGAAGAGGGCCAGCACATCCGTGCTTTTTTCCCGCGGAATGCGGGGCGAATCGTCTCCCGGTTCCCCGGACTTGAGGGGAAGCGGATGGTGGCCGGCCACGAAAACGGGGCTTCCCTGTTGCGAGGCCGCCTGCAGTTCGGACAGGAGCCACGCATCCATCGTTTCGGTGGTGCCCGGAACGTAATTCACCCAAAGCATCGTGTTCACCACGATGAACGTGTAACCCTCGTGTGTGAACGAGTGGTAGTCGGCCCCAATATACAACGCAAACAAGTCGGCCTGATCGTTGTTGCCGATGGCGTAATGGGCCGGCATGCGGAGTCCCGCGACGATTTCATTGAAATCCTCATAGGCTTGGGCGTATTTCGCCGAGTCAATCAAATCGCCGCAGCATACCACGAACGCCGGATTCAGATGATTGATATACCGGACCGCCAGCCGGAGCATCGTTTTGTCGTGTTCGTAGCCCGCCTTGCCCAACTGCGGATCGCACAACTGCACGAATGTGAACGGGCCGAGGGCCGGCGCATTCGCGCACCATGCCGTCACGGCAATCAATGCCAACATAAACACGCGACGTATTTTCATTGCACGTCCTTCCGGTATCCGCCGCGAAGCAACGCGACGTTTACGGTTATTGCCGTTCGGCGTCCGGCATGTCCGCCAGCACGTCGTCGAGAATGAGAATACGCTCGAACCATATCATGAGGAGCGTGGCTAAGTAGCGTCGGCCCATCTGCCGGATGCGTAGGTTCGACTGGCCCCACGTGCGCCCGGACCAGCCAATCGGGATGGTGGCAATCGAAAATCCGCGAATCAGCGCCGACAGCGACATCTCGATGGTGATGTTGAAGTGGCAGGCGTGCAGCGGGCTGATCGCTTCGATGACGCGGCGCCGGTACACCTTGAACGCGTTGGTCATGTCGTTGTGCCGCGTACGGAACATAATCCGGATGACGAGATTGCCGATTCGATTGAACAACAGTTTGAGGCGGGGATAATGCGAGACCCGGCTTCCATGGATAAACCGCGATCCGAACACACAATCGTATCCTTCCTCGATTTTGCGATAGCAGCGGACCACGTCCTTCGGGTCGTCGGAAAGATCCGCCATGACGACCGCCACGACATCGCCCGTAAAATGCTGGAGGCCGAACCGGATCGCGCGTCCCAATCCGCCGGGCGGGGTATTGTGGACCAGCCTGATTTCAGGATACTCGCGCAAGGCCTCCTCGACGACG
Proteins encoded in this window:
- a CDS encoding glycoside hydrolase family 2 TIM barrel-domain containing protein, giving the protein MSQELDAPPRPDWSRPCTVLNGPWRFDFDPGDLGEKENWPQSHAFTRTIVVPYPWQSELSGIGDVEYQGVAWYQCDITVPKDIVNRRVFLVFGAVDYHAKVWVGDALVAEHEGGYTPFEAEITDLVKPGESAKVTVRAHDITDPETPTGKQTGWYTRTGGIWQTPYIEYRGLSYIRKAHITPDIDKEQAAFDCEIEARQAGSYTVAVHAVLGSIHLRTKKTVACQRGLNKVQVILPVRNPSLWSPDSPSLYETRLTLLRGETAVDAVETYFGMRKIGRGVYGGSGHEYILLNNKPIYLRGALHQSFNPKGIYTHPDDDYIRNDYAKAKEFGLNFIRIHIKIDEPRALYWADRLGILLMCDMPNFAKNTSLARKRWEDMLRAAIDRDFNHPSIFAWCDFNETWGIGDGGYSSETQQWVRDMYRLTKELDPTRLAEDNSPCLYDHTETDINSWHFYIDRYEAAAKHIAEVVEKTFPGSEFNYAKGWKQGTAPLINSEYGGVGAGSGDRDISWVFLFLTNLLRKYDKIGGYVYTELEDIEWEHNGFMNYDRSPKEYGYPAGITLAQLQHDEFPVLDCPPYQRVEAHSRVRIPVLLSHWSERKGLKVRMSVDGTTVNGLPWSNAIRPVEWDVDAKPFAVTPVNVYEFDLPGANGILNVVAEVLLNGQRCAANYCVIDARGGGDWFRPDEYAATFPVNAFSQCGFDDMPAMADDCPGKISGYKTGFFEYQLRLPRGLKAGEVKGCRLVVEAGSKADAERLDWPARRHPQDCPQTDGKTWPTDLTLSLNGVPIKHMTLGSDYADARGVLSHAAHRDHGSHGEILDIPIEGEAFTVLQKALGSASRTVTLRFEIKPDAANAGGLALYGGEMGAFPSDPALVFQLVPEAQKPEKPAKVLAAKGLPFDTIIQRGPKGHLWRFTTDDPGPNWNQPGFDDKAWRTGKSGFGTPETPGARVGTIWKTSDIWLRTNIAMPKSSRGKKIVLDLHHDEDAEIFVNGNPLLAKPGHVAEYERIVLSPEQAALFKANNLVAVHCRQTRGGQFIDLGLMVRK
- a CDS encoding metallophosphoesterase; this encodes MKIRRVFMLALIAVTAWCANAPALGPFTFVQLCDPQLGKAGYEHDKTMLRLAVRYINHLNPAFVVCCGDLIDSAKYAQAYEDFNEIVAGLRMPAHYAIGNNDQADLFALYIGADYHSFTHEGYTFIVVNTMLWVNYVPGTTETMDAWLLSELQAASQQGSPVFVAGHHPLPLKSGEPGDDSPRIPREKSTDVLALFEQYGVVAYLAGHLHMNFESDYNGIQLVTSGATCYTIGDQPGFRLWRVEGERPFAHEFLHVADVYNGRDTDRDGLPDAVEDANFNGLRDADETDPYNADTDGDGISDGQERAFGLDPLTPDFGVSIPAMDYAGMALLCALIMACAFSKRLNGLSSGAILLSLNNRRDATRVCVFRRSGD
- a CDS encoding MBL fold metallo-hydrolase; amino-acid sequence: MAVAADEMIAPGVHVLDGAVNTGVIVRDGHALLIDCCDTVTPERLAAIGVSDVERILCTQFRRTHNAGMYPFAVRGAKIIVPKTEQSLFESAEAHWNDWSNRWHLYRARPGPLVPARSVKVTRGVGEGDTIEWRGVAIRTLDTPGATDGSVSYLVEVGGRGVCFCGDVVCAPGKVWDLHSLQKGFGGVRDYHGFLGASGMVLESARKLAACTAEMFVPSHGKPFARSEFAMELLEKRFDALRRNYAAISALNFYFPTLFKDLEDDPLRMKPADTLELPSWVRRVAFTSYAVVSDSGAALLIDCGHDSVLAKLDEWKKENAISAVEGCWVTHYHDDHVDSLQRLAKEFKCPIIASERTAPILEHPTRYCLPCIAPCPVSVARATHHGESWVWHEFMLTALDFPGQTLHDGALLVEGHGVKFLFVGDSGSPTGLDDYTAGNRVFLGEGRGSRRCLEILREARPDFILNQHQNKSFRFTERQLDYMNALLADREKLIEDLTPWDNANFATDEHWVRAYPYEQDIVPGATFAIDVQFTNHVDSEAQAQAEPVLPDGWAFERTRSNATIQVPPGTNGIVSPGNPHSDTFARLWITAPASETPGRFVIPFRITWRGQYLGPFRHALVNVR
- a CDS encoding acetate--CoA ligase family protein, producing the protein MLESLLYPKTVAVIGASRTPGKVGHEIVANLVRAGFKGEIVPINPSGEDVLGLKCYPDLKTYGRTIDLGIVSVPTKLVRAAVESSINANAKAITVITAGFKEIGPEGAALEREIAALCRSNGVRMLGPNCLGLINTENAMNASFAKQMPKPGGISVVSQSGALCTAILDWAAAEDVGLAKLISMGNKADLNETDFLAELARDPQTKVIACYLENITQGDEFLKAAEAAANLKPIVALKVGTSNAGVKAASSHTGSLAGADIAYGAAFKRAGVMRAYNFEALFDLAMAFAMQPMPKGDRVAIITNAGGPGIIAADAAEHSGLKVEAPSPAIATMLKAKLPPAASVGNPIDVLGDASPERYAEAVRAVMEDDSFDALCVILTPQAMTDAVGTAHAIAEAAGEKKPMVTSFMGGHDVMEARRTLKQLGIPDYPAPHRAVYALRALCDYALWQNRPPRIVTRFPVNRRRVERVIARHMKTGRPEIGEVEAKEILQAYDFDVPPGRLAASADEAVAVAEHVGYPVAMKISSPDILHKSDMGGVKLSLSNADQVRDAYDLMMLRIGRRMPEARLDGVYIEQMAPRGREVIIGMTRDPEFGPMLMFGLGGIFVEVMKDVTFYLAPITAEEAMQMLVGTRSYALLKGARGEAGVDITAIANGLQRISQLVTDFPQIKELDINPFLVGPAGTAAVVADARMILSGVQKRNE
- a CDS encoding GNAT family N-acetyltransferase, with protein sequence MSDKPISYDPLWTQKYDDMIATADEAVRHIKPGNRVFVGTGCAHPQALTTALVARASSLADVQIIQMLTLGDAPYAAKNLSEHFIVNSFFISENVRNIIQEGVGDYTPIFLSEIPRLFSSGQLPLDAALIHVTPPDEHGLCSLGVSVDIVKSAAANAKLVIAQVNPRMPRTLGDSFIHVNDIDFLVPVDTPLVEVNWAKPDETTSKIGEFVVALIEDGSTVELGIGRVPHAVLQSLKDKKHLGIHTEMFTDALIDMIEAGVIDGSLKTSDKGKVVASFCMGSQRLYDYIDNNPIFAFYPTEYVNDPFVISRQRRMVAVNVALEVDLTGQVCADSLGTKFYSGIGGQVDFNRGAARSDGGKAIIALPSTARNGEVSRIVPFLTPGAGVVTTRGDVHYVVTEFGVAYLHGKNVQERALALISIAHPKYREHLLKEAVKAKYVRPEMADVDTFAVGPQEVKTTYLCSDGTLINFRAIHPTDEPLIRDLFYGVSAETLYRRFMSRMKWLSREQVQDFVYIDHRTEVAVVGTLSEAFGEDIICIGRYYLDPHTNRAEVAFIVDDAWQNRGIGSFLLKHLITIAKRNGIAGFTAEVLRENKAMQTVFHKSGCKVKSQLKDDIYYFELDFS